Genomic segment of Anguilla rostrata isolate EN2019 chromosome 13, ASM1855537v3, whole genome shotgun sequence:
gtgtaaaagtggtgtaagtcgctctggataagatgcctgtgatgtaatgcatgTAATACACTGGTTCCCGCAGGACCAAACAGCTCCTGATAGTGGCAGGAGATTACTCCCTGAGCACGTACGAAGGGACGGAGCAGTACTCACAGCCTCACAGTCTGATCCCCCATCCGCTGTACAACAAGAGCAGCATCAACGCTGACATCATGCTCATAAAGGTACTGCTGAGCAACATGAAACCGTTGTTCTTTCAGTGACTGAATGCGTATGATAATAACACTGGGCGAAGACCTCATTTTTGTAGCGATGATCTCATAGAGAATTTATTATGCAACACTGTGCTAGTTTGTGGTGAATGTGCACGAAATGAGTTTAACATGATTTATGTATGGTTTGTCAGGCTTACGCAACAGTTGTCTTATCATGGctcctggtttttaaaaaaataaacctgaacTGTACTGTAGATCTTGTCCAGAAATCATACTTTGTTCAGTGATTTCTGACAATTTAGTTTACAAGAAAATCAGCTGCAGTTCTTACACGTCCAAtttgatgatttatttattgattgatcaGAATTCCATAGACCCTCCTGCTTTCTTGGTGCAAGTTTTGCATTGGGGTTGCTTGCTTGTCCCAACGATGGGGTTTTATCCTCTAGTTTGAAAactgccatttattttcatttctcgCGACTATTTTCTCTGTACACCACACTCTCCTTCTAGCAGAGATGCCCCTGTTTTTATTGCTATATACTTCTGctttagtgttttttattttctgaacgcCACCCATTCCTGATCCCAATCTATCAGAAGGACACTTATTCCGACTCTTCCTGGTGTAGAtgagtttttttcagtttatgagTCATCGAGTCTGGCCTTCCTCTCTTTTCAAGATGCGTCATTACCTTGCCTGAAAACTTTCGATGACTTTCCCCtggctttttttattatctactcttttttcatttcctgctgAGTAAGTTTACTCTCCTAGATTTATTGTTTATCTGCTGTGCTGTTGGCACCCCTTGTGTTAATAAGTTTGTCGACTTTGCTCTTAAAATTGCTCTTAAACGTGTCAAATAATCCCGACCGCTAACACGATGCTAATTCCCAGTTCTTATTAAACCTAGGATTTTCAATCAGCGAAGTGTAGCTGCATACGATGTTATCACGTTGGTGTCACAAATTTGATCCAGTGATGGGAACAGAATCTTAATGCATCATTGTGTCTTGTTTCGTCCAGCTCAAAGCCCCCATGGTCCTGAACAGCTATGTGTCCATCGCCCCCCTGCCTcgccagggtgggggggtgccaGAGGGGCGGGTCTGCCGCGTGTCAGGGTGGGGCTACACCAATTCCGACGGGGGGCGGGTCCCTTACACGCTCCGGACGGTCCAGCTGCCCATTGTCTCCACCGCCAAGTGCAACAGCAGCGCGTCCTTCAACGGGAACATCACCACCTACATGATCTGCGCAGGCTACGCTGCGGGGGGCAAGGACGCATGCAGAgtgagcagggggcggggctgggggtggagggattAGTAGGGGTGGGGCCAtgggtgggggtgctggtgtGGAcagaggcgggggtgggggtgggggtgctggtgtGGACagtgacgggggtgggggtggggtgggttgtggggggtggaggtggggtagaggtgggtgtgaggggggggcggggacaggggtagggtgggggtgctggggtgggCAGGGTGCGGGGTGGGAGGGTGTTGGTtagggtggggtggaggaggtggggggggagggggggtggtgtgggatggggtggggggtgtggggggtgggggtggggcgggtgaaggggggggggatggtgtgGCGGGCAAGGGTGGGGTTGGGCGGGGGTGTTTAAATGGAGATAGAAGTCCTAGACTTTGCAACGTAACTCTGtatgagaattttaaaaaattctgccATTTATACAttctaatttaataattatagtTCACAAATTATGATTAGATACATGTTGTCCTAATTAGAGGATTTGAGGCCcgattaatttttaattacGAAGAAGAACACGTCTTTCTTCTTGATCCAGCAAAAGAGTTCCAGCCACTGAGATATTGTACCGGAGCAGTCAGAAGAACAGTGAATATCTTGTAACAGGATAATAGACAGCTTAATGCAGTCTGATATCTTGTTACAAGAGAGAAACTTTAACTACAGCTCCACATATTCAACACAAATCCCCTGATCATTAAAGCCCTGAAACCAAATTCCGTGGTGAACGCTGTTCTGGACATTGATCTGGCAACACCGTAAAAACTGCCTGTTTTTATAGATAGTGTATTAAACTAAAGATATTAAACTACATTAGTACACATGCAGGAGCCTCCAAAACAAGTCACAgccttgataaagatgaacacgaatgtataaaataatacaagtacTGAGCCGTCTTTTACCTCTCAAATATGTGGGCTGTATTATGCTTTGATAAGTATCTGATGGATCCAACCAAAATTATtcttaatgtattcatttaccTTCAGGAATGTGTCACAAATATTCAGTGTTTGTGCAGCATCCTTTTCCAAGGATAACACTGGGAGACCACAGTGAACATGACCTTCCTCTACATAGCACATTTCAAGATTACCTTCAGATCCTATGGTTTGCATGTGCAGATCGTACTCTTTAATTTAAACTAGAAATTTCTGATCTGGGTCAAGCCTggagacagattttttttgagTTTCAGTCCCTAGACTGGGTTTCAGTCATATGACTGAAGTGGCCATAAGCAAAATAATTCCCTTGTGGTCAGGTAACCATTTCTTGGTAGCTTGGTTGCAGGTATGCTCACATAGGATCAAGTGTGAATAAAAggatcatttgaaaatgaaaccgtAAAGTCTCCGTAACCAAGACTATAGCTGAAAGCAGACAGAAGGCTGAAACTATAGATTTGTCTAAGATACTTTTGTTCCACTTGCTGTTCTAACAATTGGATTTAGctgttggtggggggtgggggtggggtggggcgggggggtcagtgttctagaactccatttgcTTTCAgctaccagtagtgactgttacatcagcaatagaatgttcagctaagaacattctaatcacatatttgttcTTTTATCCCTtaaggtgtttaaaaaaagaagaaaaaaaaaacagcatcagtTTTTTGGCACCCCACTGGTATCCTTTAGGCACTCTATTGACTTTGCATATCAGACGCGACCAACCAAAAgacagcctttcaccattgtgTAACATGATAGTTGATGAACCGAATGTCTAATAAAGGAATTAATTATGCATGTATTGTGGCTATGCAGGTAGCaaagagaatttaaaaaaaaacctgtgtaaATGAGGGATCACTAGTATGTGGAAAATAGAGGCGATGTCACACAGGCATGTCCTATCCAATGTGTTCTTCGGTCCTAAATTTCAGTACAGGGGTATTCCAGTCCCTTGCCCCAGTTCTTCTAAACAGAAAAGTCATTCATATTTACCCAAGATGTAGAATTGttaaactgaaatgttaaaCTTAAAATTGGCTCTATATAGCCTAAAACCTTCCGAAAGGAACAAAAAATCGACACGTCACCCTGGAACCTGAGCGTGAAAATGGGGACGAAGCGCGTGTCTTGTCGTTCCAGGGGGATTCTGGGGGCCCGCTGGTGTGTGAGGGGCGTGTCTACGGAGTGGTTTCCTGGGGCAACGGCTGCGGAGACGCCAGGTTTCCGGGAGTCTACACGGCCGTCTCCATGTTCCGGAGGTGGATAGACCGGACCATCTACAGCTCCTACAGCCGATGCCTCAAGCATTAGACCACAGAGttacccagccccccccccccacccccccgaggcAAACTGACTACCATGAACTGAAATCCCACTGTACATGTGACGCGCATCAATCGCGTAAGGAGAtacaatgtatgttttttatttttagcttctTTTTCTAATTTATCGAGTCAGCTTGGATTTCCACTTTGATTTCACATGTCatctaaaaatgtcaaaatatgacATCTAAGATTTGCTTAGTCAttacaaatgtcttttttattcttaatgcttttctttttttgaaatgttttcgtATCTTGTCTTAGTTTTGCACAGCAGGGTTTCTTTCCTACCAAGGTGCCATACTGCACACTGTATGAATACACTTTTATAGATATTTTAGCTATGTTGAACAGTAAtagattgattttattttgtagtaAGGAAAATCCCTGCCACAGGTACTGTGAATGCCAAGCCTGAACTGGAATAAGGAAAGTGGGGAACACACAaatcttttaattttaagaGTTGAGTGAATGTGTTTTGAGTGGTGTCATTTACAAATATTACAAGACAATGGTGcaacaaatgtattgcttttgCCTGTTTTACAACATTATAGACTACAACAAATTTTGTACACTTATCCTGACACCATGGacaataaaacaggaaaacattAAAGGGCCAACTGAATTTGTTGCTCTAAATTTACCGTTTATGCTGTATATTtaatgacaaaacacacacacactgtttttaGATTATATACCTTTATAGGGCAACACTAATTCTCTTATCAGCCAGGACAGATGGCCTGGGCACACTGATAgaagacattttgtttcatgttgtACTTTCACAGTCCCCTGATCTAgttacttttttgtttcatcCTAGTGAGCAAAAGTCAGAATCTAGACGTCCAGAAGGCTGGAAATCTAGGCATATACCTACTAGACATTCAGGTGAATATCTGGCTACAATTGGTTGAAAAGTGAGAGTTTCCTAGCTGACGAGGGATGTAGCTGGACTATATTCGgctaaaacctgagctatatttgGGTGAACCTGGTCTGTTCACCATCTCTCAGCCTAGATTTCCACTGctctagatgtctagattccGGCTGTTGGTCACTGGGTTATTCAACTGAATCTCGCTCCACTGCCTTTATTATATTTCCCCCCAAACCTTAATCCGAGGTACAACCCACTGAGAAAAGAAGCTGAACAGTCTCCCCTCGTTCCTTTTCCAATCTGAGCCCGGGCATCGATTGCTGTGCTGCACACACTCCTCTGTTCCTGATCAAAAAAAAGTGCGAAGCAACGTGTCGGCACCTTGTGCCATCAAGAGACATAATGTGATAGCGCCAAGAAATCCCTACTGAGCCCCGCAAATCTGATAGGGCGCTAGGTGTGTCACAACAGAACCAGACAGATGAATAGTTAATGGCCTCATTCGGTGTGCTCCACGAGAGCTCTGGTTTCCTGAACTTTGCCTGACACTTCAATGAGATAACCGGCGGGAATCCGTTCCCTTTCTAATCGTACGATGAcagtgtaggtttttttttttttttttaaaccctgatgtttaaagtgaacatgcattttaaaagcacttcCCTCCATTGTCATGTCAAACTAGGGAACCTGTCGATGAAACCGCGTCtttgtttttactctgcgtttTTCAACAATAATGGAAACGGTTCATGCcacatgaatgtgtttttcGCTCTACAGTTAAAAAAGCTTTGCCAACAATATTGTCACAGTATACCCGCCAGGACATACAGTAGGTCTCAGATGAACCTGGCTTTGTTCCCAAGCAGACAACAAGTTTATTGGAAGGATGAAACCAAATTCTCTTCAGCAGTGATGTAAACATTGACCTTATTTGAATGCATATAAATGCTGCATCACTAAGAGTTATAGAAGCTGATCACaaattaacctgaattgcttcagtacacatccaactgtataaatggatacaatgtaaaattctatgtaaaagttgtgtaagtcgctctgcataagagcgtctgctaaaaatgccggtaatgtaatgtaatgtaatgaaaggttGTAGGTTCTATTCACAGCTGGAGAACCTTTGAGTAAGGCACATTCATCAGCATAAATGaactatgtgtaaaaaaaaaaaagaaaaaaaaaagaaaaagaaaactcagtTACTCTGGACAAGAGTGCCTGCTAAGTAAATGTAATTACAACAAAGATAGCACATGTTAGAAAAAGCTATACTTGAATACATCTCCTGTCAccacaaggggtcactgaatcCTCGAGTAAACCTCAGCTCCCGTTCCAAACACTCAAATCCGGCGCCTGGCTATTTTATTACTTATCTTCAAACGCCTAGGCTCATAAGGGTTTCCcaaattcaaaaaaacaaactcaccGAGAGGCGTGGTCCAcaattgtttttggtttttgaaaaaGAGGAGAAGGATCGCTGCACTCTTTAACCATGCCTGACTCACATGGGACTGAGGGAAAGGGACAGAAGCTACTTTAGAGGACTTGCACCCTAAATTTGCCTCCGTGGTCCTGAATGGCTTTCAAACAGGTGATCCTCCCCATAA
This window contains:
- the LOC135238169 gene encoding trypsin-like, encoding MSLPVLLRFLLLELLAANCQELMQGRIVGGYAPAPYSIKYIVSIQTTNGQHFCGGSLVNRYWVLTAAHCDIGTKQLLIVAGDYSLSTYEGTEQYSQPHSLIPHPLYNKSSINADIMLIKLKAPMVLNSYVSIAPLPRQGGGVPEGRVCRVSGWGYTNSDGGRVPYTLRTVQLPIVSTAKCNSSASFNGNITTYMICAGYAAGGKDACRGDSGGPLVCEGRVYGVVSWGNGCGDARFPGVYTAVSMFRRWIDRTIYSSYSRCLKH